A genomic region of Desulfosarcina ovata subsp. ovata contains the following coding sequences:
- a CDS encoding TonB-dependent receptor plug domain-containing protein, whose product MIRSLLICLVVMLIQPIDIFADEQTPSDDEAQSSITDRRSPITENGDTIVITAEEIGAMQAHKMADVLNHVPGVTAGDSSVGIHGVYKVKVFVDGRPINDPTSSYGAIKWDLILPDQVERIEILRGKGSSRYGQDASGGVILITTKRTRDLTGNVKTYAGNHGTGYGHANLQMTTGSWTAGVTGGFEATDGYKVNNDKERWKAGASAIYTIDDGKNFSFSADYIEDERGSSGQPDYPTPFSRKETENTSLSFRATWRPVASTTYYNEGRNHNTDPSRSIDKTLRVSKWGEDLSATFSTGDWGELNAGGAFQMDRASGSNFDDQQEETYSLFAVETLHRMDGRLSLTAGLRANINSAFDDALNPEIKLSYKWKKWRATVAYSRSSNTPSFYQRYNETSSTRPNPSLTMETSDNYSLSLFGQLYRTLSGSVSIFHNRLTDRITYVTGDDGIGQYQNFGLVTYTGGDFAATWTPHDTIKVKTTYTYMEAVDEETDHWLTSKARHTVNLDFYWQPIQPVSIVLTNKYVSKVYRNTSNTKTAPEYTLTGLRAEYAFQRFSLFTDIENLFDKTYYYADGLLAPPLCWVVGVNWRI is encoded by the coding sequence ATGATTCGATCCTTGTTGATCTGCCTTGTTGTTATGTTGATACAACCGATAGATATTTTTGCCGATGAACAAACCCCATCTGATGATGAGGCCCAGTCATCCATCACCGACCGCCGATCACCGATCACCGAAAACGGTGATACCATCGTGATTACCGCCGAGGAGATCGGCGCCATGCAGGCCCATAAAATGGCCGATGTGCTCAACCATGTGCCCGGTGTGACCGCCGGTGATTCATCGGTGGGGATTCACGGCGTTTACAAGGTCAAGGTTTTTGTGGACGGCCGTCCCATCAACGATCCCACCTCCAGCTATGGTGCCATCAAATGGGACCTCATTCTGCCGGACCAGGTGGAACGGATCGAAATCCTGCGCGGCAAGGGAAGCTCGCGTTACGGCCAGGATGCCTCCGGCGGAGTGATTCTCATTACCACCAAAAGGACCCGGGACCTGACCGGGAACGTAAAAACCTATGCCGGCAACCACGGCACCGGGTACGGACACGCCAACCTGCAAATGACCACAGGATCCTGGACGGCAGGGGTGACCGGCGGGTTCGAGGCCACCGACGGATACAAGGTCAACAACGACAAGGAGCGCTGGAAGGCCGGGGCCAGCGCGATCTACACGATAGACGATGGCAAAAACTTCTCTTTCTCTGCCGACTATATCGAGGACGAGCGAGGATCCAGCGGACAGCCCGATTATCCCACCCCCTTTTCACGAAAAGAAACCGAAAACACCAGCCTTTCCTTTCGGGCAACCTGGCGTCCGGTGGCCAGCACCACCTATTACAATGAGGGCCGCAATCACAATACCGACCCCAGCCGGAGCATCGACAAGACCTTGCGGGTTTCCAAGTGGGGTGAGGATCTGTCGGCAACATTCAGCACCGGGGATTGGGGAGAACTGAACGCCGGCGGTGCCTTCCAGATGGACCGGGCCAGCGGCAGCAATTTCGACGATCAGCAGGAGGAAACCTACTCTCTGTTTGCCGTAGAAACGCTGCACCGGATGGATGGACGCCTTTCCCTGACGGCGGGGCTCCGGGCCAACATCAATTCCGCCTTTGACGATGCGCTCAATCCGGAGATCAAGTTGTCCTACAAGTGGAAAAAATGGCGGGCCACCGTTGCCTACAGCCGGTCCAGCAACACGCCTTCTTTCTATCAACGGTACAACGAGACCAGTTCGACCCGTCCCAACCCGAGTTTGACCATGGAGACATCTGACAACTACAGCCTCTCCCTATTTGGCCAGCTTTACCGAACCTTGTCCGGCAGCGTTTCCATTTTCCATAACCGGCTGACCGACCGGATTACCTATGTCACCGGTGACGACGGCATCGGCCAATACCAGAATTTCGGTCTGGTCACTTACACCGGTGGCGATTTTGCAGCCACCTGGACCCCCCACGACACGATCAAGGTAAAAACCACTTACACCTATATGGAAGCCGTGGATGAGGAAACCGATCACTGGCTGACATCCAAGGCCAGACACACCGTCAATTTGGACTTTTACTGGCAGCCCATCCAGCCGGTTTCCATCGTGCTCACCAATAAATATGTCTCCAAGGTTTATCGTAATACATCCAATACCAAAACCGCGCCTGAATACACGCTTACCGGTCTCAGGGCCGAGTACGCCTTCCAGCGTTTCAGCCTGTTCACCGACATCGAAAACCTTTTCGATAAAACCTATTACTATGCCGACGGCTTGCTGGCACCGCCGCTTTGTTGGGTGGTGGGGGTGAATTGGAGAATCTGA
- a CDS encoding putative cobaltochelatase: protein MLSKINNTNTGSRRKDSCVFKTQSPCPPVSASPRPFVFPFAAIIGQDDLKQSLLLNAVNPAIGGVLIRGEKGTAKSTAVRALAAILPEIDVVEGCAYACRPDHPAACCDHCRQLGDRVKAAKRRVRVVNLPLNATEDRVVGGIDFSLAIQKGRRALQPGLLASAHRGILYVDEVNLLDDHIVDIVLDAAASGENIIEREGISFCHPARFILVGTMNPEEGELRPQLLDRFGLCVETTGADSPDDRVTLMLRREAFDSDPAAFMSSMAEQNRAIARRIETGRKNLSGVRMRRHLRSFISELGTENFVAGHRADLVMEQAALAVAALESAPEVTVDHIRQVAPMVLVHRRRDAQPPPPPPPPPPPEDSHEDEDPSQEDPAPENEEPAREQEQQQSEPPQSAAPDPADQGEGENPSPDQSPPQPAPGEDRIFEIGATFKVKPLSAPKDRLFRRGSGRRSRTRVSQKQGRYVKSCLNRQYGDIALDATLRAAAPYQKARGNGNGLCVKLADADIREKIREKRIGNFLLFAVDASGSMGARGRMAASKGAVMSLLLDAYQKRDRVGMISFRRNEATVNLPPTTSVDLAGKLLAEMPVGGRTPLSAGLAKTFEQVRNVLLKDPSSRPIVILITDGKSNVAFGEEKPVDEALRLATAMGRDERVQHIVVDTEEAGLVTFGLALRLATALQARYFKIDDLKAQSLVNIVKGQQQ, encoded by the coding sequence ATGTTGTCCAAAATAAACAATACAAACACCGGTTCTCGGCGAAAAGACTCCTGCGTATTCAAAACGCAATCCCCCTGTCCCCCTGTCTCCGCGTCACCCCGTCCATTCGTCTTCCCCTTCGCCGCCATCATCGGTCAGGACGATCTCAAGCAGAGCCTGCTCCTGAACGCCGTCAATCCGGCCATCGGCGGTGTGTTGATCCGGGGAGAAAAAGGCACGGCCAAGTCCACGGCGGTGCGGGCCCTGGCGGCCATCTTGCCCGAGATAGACGTGGTCGAGGGGTGTGCCTATGCATGCCGTCCAGACCATCCCGCAGCCTGCTGCGATCATTGCCGCCAACTGGGTGACCGGGTGAAGGCGGCCAAAAGACGGGTGCGGGTGGTCAATTTGCCGCTCAACGCCACAGAGGACCGGGTGGTCGGCGGAATCGATTTCTCGCTGGCCATCCAAAAGGGCCGCCGGGCCTTGCAGCCGGGGCTTTTGGCCTCGGCCCATCGGGGGATCCTCTATGTGGACGAGGTCAACCTGCTGGACGATCACATCGTCGATATTGTCCTGGACGCGGCGGCCTCGGGCGAGAACATCATCGAACGGGAGGGAATTTCGTTTTGCCACCCGGCGCGGTTTATTTTGGTGGGCACCATGAATCCCGAGGAGGGCGAACTGCGTCCCCAATTGCTCGACCGGTTCGGCCTGTGCGTGGAGACCACCGGCGCCGATTCGCCCGACGATCGCGTGACGCTCATGCTGCGAAGGGAGGCGTTCGACAGCGATCCGGCCGCTTTCATGAGCAGCATGGCCGAACAAAACCGGGCCATCGCCCGCCGTATCGAAACCGGCCGCAAGAACCTGTCCGGCGTGCGCATGCGCCGTCATCTGCGTAGCTTTATCAGCGAATTGGGCACCGAGAATTTTGTTGCCGGCCACCGCGCCGATCTGGTGATGGAACAGGCGGCCCTGGCCGTGGCGGCCCTTGAATCGGCACCCGAGGTGACCGTGGACCACATTCGGCAGGTGGCCCCCATGGTGCTGGTGCACCGTCGCCGGGATGCCCAGCCCCCTCCACCGCCCCCGCCGCCACCACCGCCGGAGGATTCTCACGAGGACGAAGATCCGTCCCAGGAGGATCCAGCGCCCGAGAACGAGGAGCCGGCTCGGGAACAGGAGCAGCAGCAAAGCGAGCCACCCCAATCGGCTGCGCCCGACCCGGCCGATCAAGGCGAGGGCGAAAATCCATCGCCCGATCAGAGCCCGCCGCAACCGGCCCCTGGCGAGGATCGTATCTTCGAGATCGGCGCCACCTTCAAGGTCAAACCGCTGTCGGCACCCAAGGACCGCCTGTTCCGGCGGGGTTCCGGGCGCCGGTCGCGTACCCGGGTGTCCCAGAAACAGGGGCGCTACGTCAAAAGTTGCCTGAATCGGCAATATGGCGATATCGCCCTGGATGCCACCTTGCGGGCCGCCGCGCCGTATCAGAAAGCACGCGGCAACGGCAATGGCCTTTGCGTGAAACTGGCCGATGCGGATATCCGCGAGAAAATCCGCGAAAAGCGCATCGGCAACTTTCTCCTGTTCGCCGTGGATGCCAGCGGTTCCATGGGTGCCCGGGGGCGCATGGCCGCTTCCAAGGGCGCCGTCATGTCGCTGTTGCTGGATGCCTACCAGAAACGGGATCGGGTGGGCATGATCTCCTTCCGGAGAAATGAGGCCACTGTCAACCTGCCGCCCACCACCTCCGTGGACCTGGCCGGCAAACTGCTCGCCGAAATGCCCGTGGGCGGCCGTACTCCCCTGTCGGCCGGCCTGGCCAAAACCTTCGAGCAGGTGCGCAACGTGCTGCTCAAGGACCCTTCCTCCCGTCCCATCGTGATTCTGATTACTGACGGGAAGAGCAATGTGGCCTTTGGCGAGGAAAAACCGGTGGACGAGGCCCTGCGCCTGGCCACGGCCATGGGGCGGGACGAGCGGGTTCAGCATATCGTGGTGGATACCGAGGAAGCCGGGCTGGTCACCTTCGGCCTGGCCCTGCGCCTGGCCACGGCCCTGCAGGCCCGTTATTTCAAAATCGACGACCTCAAGGCCCAGAGCCTGGTCAATATCGTGAAAGGACAACAACAGTGA